A genome region from Arachis duranensis cultivar V14167 chromosome 8, aradu.V14167.gnm2.J7QH, whole genome shotgun sequence includes the following:
- the LOC107463487 gene encoding F-box/kelch-repeat protein At3g23880-like — protein sequence MTTRMKHLDNLPGDLIREILARLPVRLLLQLRIVCRSWNSLISSPEFANHHLHRSTLIQPPPLLCWKEAGRRGDIMHCSSQSLILYRQHQPTAFELHPADGIVIQGSCNGLLCLSQGFPFETLTLFNPSTRSVSPSVPFGCSHECGDDVFCGFGYDILHDQYKFVMSCSASSLITYSKVRSGAIVFTFGANPSWKTINPPVFPYDFVGTRNGIFVSGTLNWLVYHPTIDYFELEWFVLTFDLKTESFGRLCLPITRTRSDVIHMPRLQLHNNRLSVCYRTPNMRIICTLWIMKEYGVKESWIKLFEIPCVGMISPCVSVYISEDHHLLGLDESYRKFLVYNLRQNKLVSQVSHGNHTITIFLCHESLVSPSRYSPSTHALLGNCTQLSIRHKLGCI from the coding sequence ATGACTACGAGAATGAAACACCTTGATAATCTTCCGGGAGATTTGATTAGAGAAATCTTGGCGAGGCTTCCAGTGAGGCTTCTCCTGCAACTGAGGATTGTATGCCGTTCATGGAACTCCCTAATCTCCAGCCCTGAATTCGCCAACCACCACCTTCATCGCTCAACCCTAATTCAGCCGCCGCCATTGCTATGTTGGAAGGAAGCGGGACGGAGGGGCGACATCATGCATTGCTCTTCACAATCTCTTATTCTTTATCGCCAGCATCAGCCAACTGCATTCGAGTTACATCCGGCTGACGGAATAGTCATCCAGGGATCTTGCAACGGATTGCTCTGCTTGTCTCAAGGTTTTCCCTTTGAAACTCTTACTCTTTTCAATCCCAGTACCCGTTCGGTATCCCCATCCGTTCCGTTCGGGTGCTCGCACGAGTGCGGAGACGATGTTTTCTGTGGCTTTGGCTATGATATTCTACATGACCAGTACAAGTTTGTTATGAGTTGTTCTGCCTCGTCTCTTATAACTTATTCCAAGGTGAGATCTGGCGCTATAGTTTTCACTTTTGGAGCAAATCCTTCTTGGAAAACTATTAATCCTCCAGTGTTTCCGTACGATTTTGTTGGCACAAGGAATGGAATATTTGTGAGCGGCACTCTGAATTGGCTTGTGTATCATCCTACTATAGATTATTTTGAATTGGAGTGGTTCGTTCTTACCTTCGACTTGAAAACGGAGTCGTTTGGTCGATTGTGTCTGCCGATCACTAGAACGCGCTCTGACGTCATTCACATGCCTCGCTTGCAACTCCACAATAACCGTCTTTCTGTTTGTTATCGCACTCCGAATATGCGAATTATTTGCACTCTTTGGATAATGAAGGAGTATGGAGTTAAGGAGTCTTGGATTAAATTGTTCGAAATCCCATGTGTTGGAATGATCTCGCCATGTGTTTCTGTCTATATTTCAGAAGATCATCATCTTTTGGGACTAGATGAATCCTATCGCAAATTTCTTGTGTATAATTTACGTCAAAACAAACTAGTTTCTCAGGTGTCTCACGGTAATCATACGATTACTATATTCCTTTGCCATGAGAGCTTGGTCTCACCGTCACGTTATTCACCTTCAACTCATGCTTTGCTTGGGAACTGCACACAACTCAGCATTCGGCATAAGTTAGGTTGCATTTGA